The Paramormyrops kingsleyae isolate MSU_618 chromosome 11, PKINGS_0.4, whole genome shotgun sequence genome includes a window with the following:
- the kbtbd13a gene encoding kelch repeat and BTB domain-containing protein 13 isoform X2: protein MLDADEIVDAAECAGFLQVEFLARHLVNIINSDNCLLICQVGANYGIADLLHSGALFLRDSYRDLEGAASCLPKELLEYVESLTPSTYVTVGAHSPSVELLQDFVRTVCYLDEDEKDWKVLTDLPNEASTTMAGLTVLDNRLYIVGGVRDITNQVVDSCFCYDASADTWSTFASPHQPRYNLTLVGHDGHLYAIGGEYNRTVMSSVEMYDVSTSTWSQASPFPHPVSNAPSAKAMSRIFICSWKPKGATDIHEYLPGEDRWTLLTTLVRHQSYGHCMVAHRDNLYVMRNGPSDDFLRCAIDRFNLTTGQWTAMPGHYGNSKGSLFTAVVRGDSVFTFNRKMTLEYAIEDDAWKPKRQMRGFPRIGSFWTFLLRLPKPENQLVRKNNNYQRFKNQSRPHPSSSLHCAL, encoded by the coding sequence ATGCTGGATGCCGACGAGATCGTCGATGCCGCGGAATGTGCCGGATTCCTCCAGGTGGAGTTTCTCGCCAGGCACCTCGTAAACATCATCAACTCTGACAACTGCCTACTCATATGTCAAGTGGGAGCCAACTATGGGATAGCAGACCTCCTCCACAGTGGGGCGCTGTTTCTCCGAGACTCTTACCGTGACCTGGAAGGGGCGGCCAGTTGTCTCCCCAAAGAGCTGTTGGAGTACGTTGAATCTTTGACCCCCAGCACGTACGTGACCGTCGGCGCCCACTCACCAAGTGTCGAGCTGCTGCAGGACTTCGTGCGGACGGTGTGCTATCTGGATGAGGATGAGAAGGACTGGAAGGTTCTGACTGACTTGCCAAACGAAGCCAGCACCACCATGGCCGGCCTGACTGTCCTGGACAACAGGCTGTACATCGTTGGAGGGGTGCGTGACATTACCAACCAGGTGGTCGACTCCTGCTTCTGCTACGACGCCTCTGCCGATACGTGGAGTACGTTTGCCAGCCCCCACCAGCCTCGCTACAACCTCACGCTGGTGGGGCACGATGGTCACCTCTACGCCATCGGGGGGGAGTACAACAGGACGGTCATGTCCTCGGTGGAGATGTATGACGTCTCCACCAGCACTTGGTCCCAGGCCTCCCCATTTCCCCACCCCGTATCCAACGCCCCGAGTGCCAAAGCGATGAGTCGGATCTTCATTTGCTCATGGAAGCCGAAGGGTGCCACTGACATCCACGAGTACCTACCCGGGGAAGACAGATGGACGCTCCTCACGACACTAGTCAGGCACCAGAGTTATGGCCACTGCATGGTGGCCCACAGAGACAACCTCTATGTCATGCGCAATGGGCCCTCGGATGACTTCTTGAGGTGTGCTATTGACCGCTTCAACCTCACCACGGGGCAGTGGACAGCCATGCCGGGCCACTATGGCAACAGCAAAGGCTCCCTGTTCACTGCGGTAGTGAGGGGTGACTCCGTTTTCACATTCAACCGGAAGATGACCCTGGAGTATGCCATTGAGGACGACGCATGGAAACCGAAAAGGCAAATGCGGGGTTTTCCACGAATCGGCTCCTTCTGGACCTTTCTACTCAGGCTGCCAAAGCCTGAGAATCAGCTGGTGAGAAAGAACAACAACTATCAGAGGTTCAAGAACCAAAGTCGCCCCCATCCCTCATCCTCTTTACACTGCGCTCTTTGA